From Mesotoga infera:
GACTCCACGCGTTATTCCCGGTCTATTTCCAACGGCCAATGATTTCTTGCCTTTGAGTCTGTTTATAAAGGTAGACTTTCCAACGTTAGGCATTCCGACAACCATGAACCTCTTCTCGTAAAACCTGCTTTTCAATAGAGGTACGATTTCTCTGATTATGAAATTCCTGGCGTCTGTTGATCTCAATGAAGCCTCTACAACTCCGCTTCCCTGTGCTTTGAAATACTCTTTCCACATGGAAGTGATCTCAGGATCGGCCAGGTCGGACTTGTTCAGAACGACAATGCGCTGTTTGTTCTGAAACAATCGTTCTGCTTCATAGGCCCTGCTTGAGAGAGGAATTCTAGCATCAAGCAGCTCGACTACTCCATCTACGGACTTAATGTAGTTCTGAATCTGCCTTTTTGCTTTCTGAATGTGCCCCGGATAATACATATGACGACCTCCAGCGTGGATTATATCACGGTTCGACCAACGTTCTTCAGTTGATATAATGTATATGTACTATATGCTAACAAAAACACCGAATGGAGGAGAAGGCATTGAAGACAAACAAAGCTTTTGTAGTGAAGATCTCTGTCTCTGGCGAAGTTGCACATCCACTAAGGAGAAGCCCTTTTAGACTTGAAGTCGATGGGACTCCAAGACTTTTCCCGGGTACTGGAGGCATCACCTATAACTTCGCTCTTGGAGACAGTGCTTTCAAGATGGTTGGCGACCATGTTGAGCCAGATG
This genomic window contains:
- the ylqF gene encoding ribosome biogenesis GTPase YlqF — protein: MYYPGHIQKAKRQIQNYIKSVDGVVELLDARIPLSSRAYEAERLFQNKQRIVVLNKSDLADPEITSMWKEYFKAQGSGVVEASLRSTDARNFIIREIVPLLKSRFYEKRFMVVGMPNVGKSTFINRLKGKKSLAVGNRPGITRGVQWINVSQSIAVLDTPGILYSELRSRHVTTKLLAVGSLPYEKFDPLDAFERVLSLVVERYGEVPIEDYLGEKFADGEEFVEKFCRRRNYLARQGALDTTRGAHTFLREVAAGKAGRFSFEDPESFYSSDSLETE